GAGGAGGGCTCGGTACGGCCATGAGTGTGACAATTCTCACACACCACAGGAGGCAGTCATGAACAAGCGCTTGATTTCCACCCTCGTCCTTGCCGGGTTCTTCTGTCTGTGTGCCGGCCGCGCACCCGCGGCGGACGGCTACGTCTTCGGGGTGCTCCCCTTCAAGAAGCCCGCCGAGCTCAATGAAATGTTCCAGCCTTTCGTGAACTACCTCTCCCAGGCGCTCGGCGCTCCCGTGGTGTTTCGAAGCGCCAAGGACTATGCATCCGCCAACGAAGCCCTCTTGGGGGGCCAGTGGGACTTCGCGTACCTGGGGCCGTCCCTGTTTGCCGAGATCAACGCCCAAGCGCCGGGCAAGGTGCGGCTCGCCGGAGCCCTCGTGACCGGCGGTCAGCCCACCTTCCGGGGGGTCGTCGTGGCCGCCGAGGGCTCCCCCATCCAGTCGGTGGCCGACTTCAAAGGAAAGAAGTTTGCCTTCGGCGACCGGGACTCGACGCTCTCCTGTTACGTTCCCGCCCACATGCTGATGCGGGCAGGCGTGTTCGACACCCTGAGCGAGTACAAGTTTCTCGGCTCCCATGACAACGTGGCCATGGCCGTGACCCGGGGGGACTTCGACGGCGGGGGGCTGCAGCCTTCGGTTGCCGCCAAGTACGTGGGCAAGGGCCTCAAGGTGGTCGCCGAGTCGGACCCCGTCTACGAGCACGTGGTCGTAATCGGCCCCAAGGTGGACGAGGCCACCGCCGAGAAGGTGCGCAACGCGGTCCTCGGCATCCAGGATCCATCCATCTGCAAGGCAATCAACAAGTCCGCGACCGCCTTTGCCGCGGTAAAGCCCAGCGATTACGACAGCCTGAAAAAGCTCATGGACGAAGTTGACGCCAGGATCCCGAAATAGACATGCAGCGCGTTGGGCCCGGGGCGTGCCCCCCGGGCCCCTGCCATCCGGGGCGAAGGTACAGAAACCGGCGAAGGGCCGCGAGGAGACATACATGGGATGGCTTCGAGTGTCCGCCTCATCGATCCGTTTCCGCTTGCTGGGAGGGCTGCTCCTGGCGCTCCTGGTCTGCAGCGGGGGGGGAGCCTGGCTGCTCGTTGGGATGACGGCCACGGCCCTGGACGG
Above is a genomic segment from Thermodesulfobacteriota bacterium containing:
- the phnD gene encoding phosphate/phosphite/phosphonate ABC transporter substrate-binding protein → MNKRLISTLVLAGFFCLCAGRAPAADGYVFGVLPFKKPAELNEMFQPFVNYLSQALGAPVVFRSAKDYASANEALLGGQWDFAYLGPSLFAEINAQAPGKVRLAGALVTGGQPTFRGVVVAAEGSPIQSVADFKGKKFAFGDRDSTLSCYVPAHMLMRAGVFDTLSEYKFLGSHDNVAMAVTRGDFDGGGLQPSVAAKYVGKGLKVVAESDPVYEHVVVIGPKVDEATAEKVRNAVLGIQDPSICKAINKSATAFAAVKPSDYDSLKKLMDEVDARIPK